One stretch of Chitinophaga pendula DNA includes these proteins:
- a CDS encoding DUF2339 domain-containing protein, translating to MFETVIVILLIVILVVIIQFKGDINKQLLLLHLKIDQLYKQRTSETEPGPVANADTPTPVVPPPPPPISTWQRPLPDLVPQPDAVPIPVSPVIPVEPPAPVLPPVTAVSVPPVPIDLPEAEWQEELPVAAAPPEAPVAAKPKRPSFQERYPDLEKFIGENLFNKIGIAILVLGIGFFLKYAIDKDWINEIGRTFIGIICGGLLIGLAHRMRKTFAAFSSVLVGGGVATLYFTVTIAFQEYHLITQPLAFILTILITAFSVVLALSYDRRELAVLAILGGFSAPFMVSNGAGNVVVLFTYILTLNIGMLVLAYYKKWNIVNIISYVATVLLFGSWLAVSITNPPKQPHYGTALVFATLFYVVFFLMNVINNVRNRQRFGAFDICILLSNTFLYYTAGMLLLSQLHATMYQGLFTALMAVFNCLFAFSLYRREQADRTLIYLLIGLVLTFVSLAAPVQLEGNYITLFWAAETVLLFWLSQRSGIALMRYASMLILVLMVFSLLMDWQQLYFDRAAPMLPFANKAFVTSVVATLSFILLGRLVRQESRETNLLPGFPVYMLRPLLRAMTIVLIYTGIQSELWFQAQHHFPLLSPLITGSFNFIAVSVLLYMNRHAQPWVRAALLVLTGVAMIAFAAYYVPDALDVQSSGIYGHNKFPYLWLHYLLYVPVGVMLYQLHRAVQGLPWSRLPMLTQWVVALMVLIMASAELDHIILAVVPHQESEMHSLLGNSHRTGWAILWGAYAFVLMYLGLRWKSKAVRIIAINVFGLTLAKLFLVDFRSLPEGGKIAAFISLGVLLLIISFMYQRLKKMLLTDENKNVGDATPEEQA from the coding sequence ATGTTCGAGACCGTTATCGTCATTTTACTGATCGTCATCCTGGTGGTTATCATCCAGTTCAAAGGAGATATCAACAAGCAGCTACTGTTGCTGCACCTGAAGATCGATCAGCTGTACAAGCAAAGAACCAGCGAAACTGAACCTGGCCCTGTAGCTAACGCGGACACCCCTACGCCGGTCGTTCCGCCGCCACCGCCGCCAATATCTACCTGGCAACGGCCCCTGCCTGACCTGGTACCACAACCTGATGCGGTGCCCATACCGGTATCACCGGTCATACCGGTGGAGCCTCCTGCTCCCGTGTTGCCTCCGGTTACTGCCGTCTCCGTTCCTCCGGTACCGATAGATCTGCCGGAAGCAGAATGGCAGGAAGAGCTACCTGTGGCAGCAGCGCCGCCGGAGGCCCCCGTTGCGGCTAAACCCAAACGGCCTTCTTTCCAGGAGCGGTATCCGGACCTGGAGAAATTCATCGGGGAGAACCTGTTCAACAAGATCGGGATCGCCATCCTGGTATTGGGTATTGGTTTCTTCCTCAAGTATGCTATTGACAAAGACTGGATCAACGAGATCGGCCGGACTTTCATCGGTATTATCTGCGGTGGCCTGCTGATAGGATTGGCGCATCGTATGCGTAAGACCTTTGCTGCCTTCAGTTCGGTACTGGTAGGCGGCGGGGTAGCTACCTTGTACTTTACCGTAACGATAGCCTTCCAGGAATACCATCTTATCACACAGCCGCTGGCATTTATACTCACTATCCTGATCACTGCTTTCTCTGTGGTGCTGGCCTTGAGTTACGACCGGCGGGAGCTGGCAGTGCTGGCTATACTGGGTGGGTTCTCCGCACCTTTCATGGTGAGTAATGGCGCCGGCAATGTGGTGGTATTGTTCACGTACATCCTGACGCTGAACATCGGTATGCTGGTACTGGCTTACTATAAGAAATGGAATATTGTCAACATCATTTCCTATGTGGCGACCGTCCTGCTTTTCGGCAGCTGGCTGGCAGTGTCCATTACCAACCCGCCAAAGCAGCCGCACTACGGTACGGCGCTGGTGTTCGCCACCTTGTTCTATGTTGTGTTCTTCCTGATGAACGTGATCAACAATGTACGCAACCGGCAGCGGTTCGGTGCATTTGATATCTGTATATTACTCAGTAATACCTTCCTGTATTATACGGCTGGCATGCTGTTGCTGTCGCAGTTGCATGCGACCATGTACCAAGGGTTGTTCACGGCATTGATGGCCGTGTTCAACTGCCTGTTTGCCTTTAGCCTGTATCGCCGTGAGCAGGCCGACCGTACGCTGATCTACCTGCTGATTGGGCTGGTGCTGACCTTTGTGAGCCTGGCAGCGCCGGTACAGCTGGAGGGTAACTACATTACTTTATTCTGGGCGGCGGAAACGGTATTGCTGTTCTGGTTATCGCAACGTTCTGGTATTGCGCTGATGCGTTATGCATCGATGCTGATACTGGTACTGATGGTATTCAGTCTGCTGATGGACTGGCAGCAGTTGTATTTCGACCGTGCAGCCCCGATGCTGCCATTTGCCAACAAGGCATTTGTGACCAGCGTGGTGGCTACCCTATCGTTTATACTACTCGGGCGGTTAGTGCGGCAGGAGTCACGGGAGACGAACCTGTTACCCGGGTTCCCGGTGTATATGCTCCGGCCTTTGCTGCGGGCGATGACGATTGTCCTGATCTACACCGGTATACAATCGGAGTTATGGTTCCAGGCCCAGCATCATTTCCCGTTGTTATCGCCCTTGATCACCGGTAGTTTCAACTTCATTGCAGTGAGTGTGTTGTTGTATATGAACCGGCATGCCCAGCCGTGGGTACGGGCCGCATTGCTGGTACTGACAGGCGTGGCCATGATCGCATTTGCGGCTTACTATGTACCGGATGCACTGGATGTGCAGTCCTCGGGTATTTACGGGCATAACAAGTTCCCCTACCTGTGGCTGCATTACTTGCTGTATGTGCCGGTAGGGGTAATGCTGTACCAATTGCACCGGGCGGTACAAGGACTGCCCTGGAGCCGCCTGCCGATGTTGACCCAGTGGGTGGTGGCATTGATGGTATTGATCATGGCCAGTGCGGAGCTGGATCATATCATACTGGCGGTGGTACCGCACCAGGAGTCAGAGATGCATAGTTTACTGGGTAACAGTCACCGTACCGGCTGGGCGATACTTTGGGGAGCGTATGCTTTTGTGCTAATGTACCTGGGGCTGCGCTGGAAGTCGAAAGCAGTACGTATTATTGCGATCAATGTATTCGGGCTGACACTGGCGAAGTTGTTCCTGGTAGATTTCCGGTCGTTGCCGGAAGGAGGTAAGATAGCCGCCTTTATTTCACTCGGTGTGTTGTTGCTGATCATTTCCTTTATGTATCAGCGGCTTAAAAAAATGCTATTGACAGATGAAAATAAGAACGTGGGCGATGCTACCCCGGAAGAGCAAGCATAG
- a CDS encoding response regulator transcription factor has translation MSYKILYAEDEPFLSRIVSDGLKTSGYEVEIVTDGGQVIDTFHRFQPDICVLDIMLPSKDGYMVTEEIRKVDHEVPIIFVSAKSLAKDVVKGFKTGGNDYLKKPFSMDELLVRIEALLMRFGNAKVIAPVTKVTVYHFGHSILDTVHQTLKTISGVHSLSFKEVALLELLIQRKNNVLERQEALLKIWSDDSYYNTRSMDVFMTHLRKLLRDNTEVQIINIRGIGYKLICPADETV, from the coding sequence ATGAGTTATAAAATTTTATACGCCGAAGATGAACCATTTTTATCACGTATTGTCAGCGATGGTTTAAAAACCAGTGGTTACGAAGTAGAGATCGTTACGGATGGAGGGCAAGTGATAGATACCTTCCACCGTTTCCAGCCGGATATCTGTGTGCTGGATATCATGTTGCCCTCGAAAGACGGGTATATGGTAACGGAAGAGATCCGGAAAGTGGACCACGAGGTCCCTATTATTTTCGTCAGTGCCAAGTCGTTGGCGAAGGATGTAGTAAAAGGTTTTAAGACAGGTGGTAACGACTACCTGAAAAAGCCCTTTAGTATGGATGAGTTGCTGGTACGCATTGAAGCGTTGCTGATGCGTTTCGGTAATGCGAAGGTCATAGCGCCTGTCACCAAAGTGACGGTGTATCATTTCGGCCATTCCATACTGGATACGGTACATCAGACCCTGAAGACGATATCCGGCGTACATAGCCTGTCATTTAAGGAAGTGGCATTGCTGGAGTTGCTGATACAACGGAAGAACAATGTGCTGGAACGGCAGGAGGCCCTGCTGAAGATATGGAGCGATGACAGTTACTACAATACACGTAGTATGGATGTGTTTATGACGCACCTGCGAAAATTGTTGCGGGATAATACAGAAGTACAGATCATTAATATCAGGGGGATCGGTTATAAGTTGATCTGTCCAGCTGATGAAACGGTATAA
- a CDS encoding sensor histidine kinase, producing MKSYAAKYTYPLVILAIVVSVILQVAWLSQLFIEQRSHIVQDIDNMFTNTAKKNLYLSCQSDSSQYEYFHEYFLSPEWVQIRQGFDDTRGSNISKGFEANQNEDSSVIVFRLTFRKKASPSHGVAHFINSGAMQDIYRTDSISLVSMNKLVAEGMRSMGFKGGYSHRLYPYGGALSNDASDNKDYAYVSKRVSYNLEHLYKYQLLVTSLNKVAWYRMRYYLASSVLMVVLTGVAFYYILKLMRSRQLYADARVAFTSNMTHEIKTPIATVALALESIIKYNLTEDPEKLKNYLDIGRLELRRLDAMVEKVLSLSNNQLQFTLQKTFFDVQVVLKEMIRAMELQFRNVHAECEFIGFPEPCFVDGDIVHITDVFYNLIENAIKYADKPLRMVIRCEADEEWTVITFKDNGPGIPAIYHDQIFERFFRVPVKGDIHSVKGSGLGLSYVKQIIDMHEGTINVQSEPGKGCIFIIKLPSIE from the coding sequence ATGAAATCATACGCGGCAAAATATACATATCCCCTTGTCATACTGGCGATAGTTGTGAGCGTGATATTACAAGTAGCTTGGCTCTCCCAGCTATTCATCGAGCAGCGATCGCACATCGTGCAGGATATCGACAATATGTTTACCAACACCGCAAAAAAGAACCTGTACCTGAGCTGTCAGTCTGATTCCTCTCAATACGAATATTTCCATGAATATTTTCTTTCTCCCGAATGGGTGCAGATCAGGCAGGGATTCGACGACACCCGTGGTAGTAATATCAGTAAAGGATTTGAGGCCAACCAGAATGAGGATAGCTCTGTGATCGTATTCCGGCTCACCTTTCGTAAAAAGGCCTCTCCTTCTCATGGTGTGGCGCATTTTATTAATTCGGGAGCGATGCAGGATATTTACCGTACCGACAGCATATCGTTAGTTTCTATGAATAAGTTAGTGGCAGAGGGAATGAGATCGATGGGGTTTAAAGGAGGATATAGCCACCGGTTGTATCCCTATGGAGGAGCGTTGAGTAATGATGCGAGTGATAATAAGGACTATGCCTATGTGAGCAAGCGGGTGTCTTATAACCTGGAACACCTGTACAAATATCAATTGCTGGTTACTTCGCTGAATAAGGTAGCCTGGTACAGGATGCGTTATTACCTGGCATCTTCCGTACTGATGGTTGTTTTGACGGGCGTGGCGTTTTACTATATTCTTAAGCTGATGCGGAGCAGGCAGCTATATGCCGATGCGCGGGTGGCTTTTACCAGCAATATGACGCATGAGATCAAAACGCCTATCGCTACGGTGGCGCTGGCATTGGAGTCTATCATCAAATACAACCTGACGGAAGATCCTGAGAAGCTGAAGAATTACCTGGACATAGGACGGCTGGAACTACGCCGCCTGGACGCCATGGTAGAAAAGGTGCTGAGCTTAAGTAACAACCAGTTACAGTTTACCTTACAAAAGACCTTTTTCGATGTGCAAGTGGTGTTGAAGGAAATGATCCGGGCGATGGAGTTACAATTCCGGAATGTGCATGCGGAATGTGAGTTTATCGGATTTCCCGAGCCCTGTTTTGTGGACGGCGATATTGTACACATAACGGATGTATTCTACAACCTGATAGAAAATGCGATCAAGTATGCAGATAAACCTCTGCGAATGGTGATCCGTTGTGAAGCAGATGAAGAGTGGACGGTGATCACCTTTAAGGACAATGGACCCGGTATTCCTGCCATTTATCATGATCAGATCTTTGAACGATTTTTCCGCGTACCTGTTAAAGGAGATATACATAGTGTAAAGGGGTCGGGGTTAGGATTAAGTTATGTAAAGCAGATCATCGATATGCATGAAGGCACTATTAACGTACAAAGTGAGCCTGGTAAAGGCTGCATATTTATCATAAAACTTCCCTCAATAGAATGA
- a CDS encoding sensor histidine kinase, producing MLISIAVIIIVTTIWFVSNLSRQIQQEEAKKVATWVAANRELLQASSEANLNLAVEIVTTNTTIPLILTDESGNIIDNRNIDSAKIAQYPDYLKEQLKVFRKQHPPFIMEIDAAQKTYNYIYYGDSLILRQIRYYPYIQLLVVALFIGVVLYAISTTNRATQNLVWVGLAKETAHQLGTPLSSMEAWLELLKENDGNAPMVAELMKDVDRLKLITDRFSKIGSVPKLEEKDIIRQIENMTSYIRRRAPQRVIFTVHAAEKELPAMISPPLFDWVVENLLKNALDAMEGKGSIDLYIENHPAHIIIDISDTGKGIPKSQFEKIFTPGYSTKKRGWGLGLSLSKRIIEDYHKGRLSVKSSEINKGSTFRIWLRK from the coding sequence TTGCTGATATCTATCGCAGTGATCATCATTGTCACCACCATCTGGTTTGTCAGCAACCTATCCAGACAAATACAACAGGAAGAAGCCAAAAAAGTAGCTACCTGGGTTGCCGCTAACCGCGAACTGCTGCAAGCATCCTCAGAAGCCAACCTCAACCTGGCCGTGGAAATAGTCACCACCAACACCACCATCCCACTGATACTGACAGATGAATCCGGCAATATTATAGATAACCGTAATATAGACTCCGCCAAGATCGCCCAGTACCCTGACTATCTCAAAGAACAACTGAAGGTATTCCGTAAGCAACATCCCCCCTTTATCATGGAGATCGATGCCGCACAGAAGACCTATAACTATATCTATTACGGCGACTCTCTCATCCTCCGCCAGATCAGGTACTACCCCTATATCCAGTTACTCGTAGTCGCCCTGTTCATCGGGGTGGTCCTATATGCGATCTCCACCACCAACCGCGCTACGCAGAACCTTGTATGGGTAGGGCTGGCTAAAGAGACCGCCCACCAGCTAGGCACCCCGCTGTCCTCCATGGAAGCATGGCTGGAACTGCTGAAGGAAAATGATGGTAATGCGCCCATGGTAGCAGAACTAATGAAGGATGTAGACCGGTTGAAACTGATCACCGATCGTTTTTCCAAGATCGGCAGTGTCCCTAAACTGGAAGAAAAAGATATCATCCGGCAGATCGAGAACATGACTTCCTATATCCGCCGGCGGGCACCGCAAAGAGTAATATTCACCGTACATGCCGCCGAAAAAGAACTGCCGGCCATGATCTCTCCCCCGCTATTCGACTGGGTAGTGGAAAACCTGCTGAAGAATGCACTGGATGCCATGGAAGGAAAAGGCAGCATTGATCTCTACATAGAGAACCATCCCGCACATATCATCATCGATATCAGCGATACAGGCAAGGGCATTCCCAAATCACAATTCGAAAAGATCTTCACACCTGGTTACAGCACTAAAAAAAGAGGATGGGGTTTAGGCCTTTCTTTGTCCAAACGTATCATTGAAGATTACCACAAAGGACGACTCAGCGTCAAATCATCAGAGATCAACAAAGGTTCCACCTTCCGTATCTGGCTGCGTAAATAA
- a CDS encoding glycosyltransferase family 2 protein, which yields MSVLPSVAVVILNWNGKHFLEKFLPSVCRSTYGHLQLYMADNASTDGSAEYVRTHFPQVKVIQNPDNNGFAGGYNQALQHVEADIYVLLNQDVEVEPGWIEPVIAQMQQDERIAACQPKMRAYHEPERFEYAGAAGGWMDILGYTFCRGRILYTTEVDEGQYNDAQDIFWATGAALFIRRHCFYEVGGFDADFFAHMEEVDLCWRLQRAGYRVCYCPGAQVYHVGGGSLPQGNPRKLYLNFRNNLMMLWKNLHPTDRWIILVQRVFLDLLAAVKSLVSGKPRDMTAIFRAYRDYYKWRARYQRKKDTLPQRRLLDIKGVFHGIMIWRYYFLNRKKFSELEKRG from the coding sequence TTGTCGGTATTGCCATCGGTCGCTGTTGTTATTTTGAACTGGAACGGAAAACACTTCCTGGAAAAGTTCCTGCCGTCCGTATGCCGTAGTACTTATGGCCATCTTCAGCTGTATATGGCAGACAATGCCTCTACAGATGGGAGTGCCGAGTACGTGCGTACGCATTTTCCACAGGTAAAGGTCATACAAAATCCTGATAATAATGGTTTTGCGGGAGGTTATAACCAGGCGTTACAACATGTGGAGGCGGATATTTATGTATTGTTGAACCAGGATGTGGAAGTGGAGCCGGGCTGGATCGAGCCGGTGATTGCCCAGATGCAGCAGGATGAGCGTATTGCGGCCTGTCAGCCTAAGATGAGGGCCTATCATGAACCTGAGCGTTTTGAGTATGCCGGTGCTGCTGGTGGTTGGATGGATATCCTGGGATATACTTTCTGCCGGGGCCGGATATTATATACTACTGAAGTAGATGAAGGGCAATATAATGATGCACAGGATATTTTCTGGGCAACAGGGGCTGCATTGTTCATCCGTCGTCACTGCTTTTACGAAGTAGGCGGATTTGATGCGGATTTTTTTGCCCATATGGAAGAAGTAGACCTTTGCTGGCGTTTACAACGTGCCGGGTACAGGGTTTGTTATTGCCCGGGTGCGCAGGTGTACCATGTGGGTGGCGGTAGTTTACCACAGGGGAATCCCCGGAAGCTATACCTCAACTTCCGCAATAACCTGATGATGCTCTGGAAGAACCTGCACCCGACTGACCGCTGGATCATCCTGGTACAACGGGTGTTCCTGGATCTGCTCGCTGCTGTGAAAAGCCTGGTATCGGGTAAACCGCGGGATATGACCGCTATCTTCCGGGCCTACCGGGATTACTATAAATGGAGAGCCCGCTATCAACGGAAAAAAGATACGCTGCCGCAACGCCGGTTGCTGGATATCAAAGGTGTCTTTCATGGGATTATGATATGGCGTTATTATTTTCTGAACCGCAAAAAATTCAGCGAGCTGGAAAAACGAGGCTGA
- a CDS encoding helix-turn-helix domain-containing protein: protein MKVLAFKIPVAQQASVIVQEDRMPYFYDHLHQHPEIQVSLILKGEGTLIAGNYMGAFAPGDIYWIGAGQPHIFKSDPAYFAAGSTLYIHALTFFFHPTQTAAELLQLPEMQLIREMVRQSANGFRITPPHTVQLEQQFRELFRQEGVRRLMAFLDLLDTIHQQCQRTALSQEKNDWNFSEAEGVRMNEIYQHSIRHFRKPISLDEIAGIAHMTVPAFCRYFKKRTRKTYIRFLNELRISHACKLLKSDKELPFAMIAFESGFSNVTSFNRTFKDITGYAPGIYQKKYKAG from the coding sequence GTGAAAGTCCTCGCATTCAAAATACCCGTCGCACAACAAGCCTCCGTCATCGTACAGGAGGACCGTATGCCCTATTTCTATGACCACCTGCATCAACATCCGGAAATACAGGTCAGCCTCATATTAAAGGGAGAAGGTACCTTAATAGCGGGCAATTACATGGGGGCTTTCGCACCGGGAGATATCTACTGGATCGGCGCCGGACAACCACATATCTTTAAAAGTGATCCTGCCTACTTTGCCGCAGGCAGCACACTATACATACATGCCCTCACCTTCTTCTTCCATCCCACACAAACGGCCGCTGAGTTACTACAGCTACCTGAAATGCAGCTGATCCGGGAAATGGTCCGCCAGTCCGCCAACGGATTCCGTATCACCCCTCCCCATACCGTGCAGCTGGAACAACAATTCCGGGAGCTGTTCCGGCAAGAGGGCGTACGCCGCCTCATGGCCTTCCTAGACCTGCTCGATACCATCCACCAGCAATGCCAGCGAACAGCCCTTTCCCAGGAGAAAAATGACTGGAACTTCAGTGAGGCAGAGGGCGTACGTATGAATGAGATCTACCAGCACAGCATCCGGCATTTCCGGAAACCTATCAGCCTCGACGAAATCGCTGGCATCGCACATATGACCGTACCAGCTTTCTGCCGCTATTTCAAAAAACGCACCCGTAAAACCTATATCCGGTTCCTCAACGAACTGCGGATCAGCCACGCCTGCAAACTGCTGAAAAGCGATAAAGAACTGCCTTTCGCAATGATCGCCTTCGAATCCGGATTCAGTAACGTCACCAGTTTTAACCGCACCTTCAAAGACATCACCGGTTATGCACCGGGCATTTACCAGAAGAAATATAAGGCAGGCTAA
- a CDS encoding dihydrodipicolinate synthase family protein, with product MQQIQWQGVFPALLTPFDANDQVDHSMFTYNLQAQLAAGVSGIILGGSLGEASSLQNEEKYALVRYAVEQLKGRIPVIMNIAEQTTSAAIASAQAAEAAGASGLMLLPPMRYKADDAETVAYFLAVAKSTALPIMIYNNPVDYKITVTLDMFEAMAGQSNIQAVKESTRDITNVTRMINRFGDRFSILCGVDTLALESLLMGAHGWVAGLVDAFPAETVAIYRLAKAGEVAKALAIYRWFMPLLELDIHPKLVQYIKLAATATGIGTETVRAPRLLLEGAEREQVWQTIQQALAQRPVLPDYLNIPV from the coding sequence ATGCAACAGATACAATGGCAAGGGGTATTTCCGGCGTTATTAACTCCATTTGATGCGAATGACCAGGTGGATCATTCCATGTTTACCTACAATTTACAGGCACAGCTGGCAGCGGGTGTGAGCGGTATTATCCTGGGGGGCTCTTTGGGAGAGGCTAGCAGTTTGCAGAATGAAGAAAAGTATGCGTTGGTGCGCTATGCTGTGGAGCAGTTGAAGGGGCGTATACCGGTGATCATGAACATTGCGGAGCAGACTACGAGTGCGGCCATTGCGAGTGCACAAGCGGCGGAAGCGGCAGGTGCCAGTGGCCTGATGTTACTGCCACCTATGCGTTATAAAGCAGATGATGCGGAAACAGTCGCTTATTTCCTGGCGGTGGCTAAAAGTACGGCATTGCCTATCATGATCTATAATAACCCGGTGGATTACAAGATCACCGTAACGCTGGATATGTTTGAGGCGATGGCCGGGCAATCCAATATCCAGGCGGTGAAGGAGTCCACACGGGACATTACGAATGTGACGAGGATGATCAACCGTTTTGGGGATCGTTTCAGCATTCTCTGTGGCGTAGATACGCTGGCGTTAGAAAGCCTGCTGATGGGAGCTCATGGTTGGGTAGCGGGATTGGTGGATGCTTTTCCGGCAGAGACGGTGGCGATCTACCGGCTGGCCAAAGCGGGAGAGGTAGCGAAGGCGCTGGCGATCTACCGTTGGTTTATGCCGTTGCTGGAGCTGGATATACACCCTAAGCTGGTGCAGTATATCAAACTCGCGGCGACAGCTACTGGTATCGGTACGGAGACGGTACGGGCGCCACGGCTGCTGCTGGAAGGAGCAGAAAGAGAGCAGGTATGGCAGACGATCCAGCAGGCGTTGGCCCAGAGACCGGTATTGCCTGACTATTTAAACATACCTGTATGA
- a CDS encoding aldehyde dehydrogenase (NADP(+)) — protein sequence MNITGRNSIGYSWTATGDTVLSAYNPVSREILPERFIAATEAEMETALTRATAAFTIYRHISGADKATFLEAIAAEILALGDVLLHRAVAESGLPLARITGERGRTMQQLQLFATLLREGSWVEAVIDTAIPDRQPLPRPDLRTMWQPLGPVLVFPASNFPLAFSTAGGDTAAALAAGNPVIVKAHESHPGTNELVAGAISRAAATCGMPDGVFSSLNGYGHTLGQALVRHPAIKAIGFTGSQRAGKAIMATAAARPIPIPVYAEMGSINPVLLLPGKVATSAAALAQQYAASITQGAGQFCTNPGLLIAMAGPDTDHFAELLALALQQVQPAPMLNKGVYEQYYAGLKSLQQQDGVRTLQAGVPAADALAYPALLQVDSEVFTTHAHLQEEVFGPSSLLVTCKDMVALQQTIIQLQGQLTATVLGDRYDLQQYAVEIQLLQDKAGRILFNGVPTGVEVCEAMVHGGPFPASSDARSTSVGTAAIRRFVRPVCLQDCPPALLPDALKEDNPLHIWRKVNGQWTR from the coding sequence ATGAATATTACCGGAAGGAACAGTATCGGCTATAGCTGGACGGCCACTGGAGATACGGTGTTATCAGCGTACAACCCTGTCAGCCGGGAAATACTCCCGGAACGGTTCATCGCCGCTACGGAGGCGGAGATGGAGACTGCACTGACGCGGGCTACGGCGGCATTTACGATATACCGGCATATCAGTGGGGCGGACAAGGCGACATTTCTGGAAGCGATTGCGGCAGAGATACTGGCATTGGGAGATGTGTTGTTACACCGGGCGGTCGCCGAATCGGGGTTGCCGCTGGCACGTATTACCGGTGAGCGCGGGCGTACTATGCAGCAGTTGCAGTTGTTTGCTACGCTGTTACGGGAAGGCTCCTGGGTGGAGGCTGTCATTGATACGGCTATACCCGACCGGCAGCCATTGCCCCGACCGGACCTGCGTACGATGTGGCAGCCACTGGGGCCTGTGCTGGTATTTCCCGCGAGCAATTTCCCGCTCGCATTTTCTACTGCTGGTGGGGACACTGCTGCAGCGCTGGCGGCCGGTAACCCGGTCATTGTAAAAGCACATGAATCCCATCCCGGCACGAACGAGCTGGTAGCGGGTGCTATATCGAGGGCAGCCGCAACATGCGGTATGCCGGACGGCGTATTCTCCAGTCTTAACGGCTACGGTCATACGTTAGGGCAGGCATTGGTAAGACATCCTGCTATCAAAGCGATCGGGTTTACGGGTTCTCAACGAGCCGGAAAAGCGATTATGGCGACGGCTGCTGCCCGGCCTATCCCGATACCGGTATATGCCGAAATGGGCAGTATAAATCCTGTATTGCTATTGCCCGGCAAGGTAGCGACATCGGCAGCGGCACTGGCACAACAATATGCAGCTTCCATCACGCAGGGTGCGGGGCAGTTCTGTACGAACCCTGGGTTGTTGATTGCCATGGCTGGTCCTGACACGGATCATTTTGCGGAGCTGCTGGCTCTGGCATTACAGCAGGTACAGCCTGCTCCTATGCTGAACAAGGGGGTATATGAACAGTACTATGCCGGGTTGAAAAGTTTACAGCAGCAGGACGGCGTGCGTACGTTACAGGCAGGAGTGCCTGCTGCCGATGCGCTGGCATATCCTGCTTTACTGCAGGTAGACAGTGAGGTGTTTACCACGCATGCGCATCTGCAGGAGGAGGTGTTTGGTCCTTCTTCTTTGCTGGTGACCTGTAAGGATATGGTTGCCTTGCAGCAAACCATTATACAGCTGCAAGGGCAGTTGACGGCGACGGTGTTGGGAGATCGGTATGATCTGCAGCAATATGCTGTTGAGATACAGCTGTTGCAGGACAAGGCCGGTCGTATCCTGTTTAACGGGGTACCTACTGGTGTGGAGGTATGTGAGGCGATGGTGCACGGAGGGCCTTTTCCGGCGAGCAGTGATGCGCGCAGTACCTCTGTGGGTACGGCCGCTATCCGTCGTTTTGTAAGGCCGGTGTGTCTACAGGATTGTCCGCCGGCTTTGTTGCCGGACGCCTTGAAAGAGGATAATCCGCTGCATATCTGGCGTAAGGTAAACGGTCAATGGACCCGATAA